Proteins from a genomic interval of Nostoc sp. 'Peltigera membranacea cyanobiont' N6:
- a CDS encoding reverse transcriptase domain-containing protein, with product MDIIANEFLKLSNFQRAWEKVAENRGCAGIDGETIDKFASNQTINIYQLRDGVSNSTYQPQPCKQVIIPKKNGSRRELKIPTVRDRIVQQALLNVLYPIMEDKFSAASFAYRPNLSYLNAVEKVADWRDNGYCWVLDADIVKFFDNIVHQRLLKEVRIHIDNSGILCLIKSWVSVGVLTEEGVILPQKGIPQGAVISPMLANIYLHEFDEFITATDLKLVRYADDFLILASTQERILEAQLEIISLLDSMGLMMNAEKTQITNFNRGFRFLGHGFLENAIFPLDVNSEKLKSGIEKSKGKKKVPILNKKPMQRMFQA from the coding sequence ATGGATATAATTGCGAATGAATTTCTGAAATTGAGTAATTTTCAACGTGCTTGGGAAAAAGTAGCAGAAAATCGAGGTTGTGCAGGTATAGATGGAGAAACTATTGATAAATTTGCTAGCAATCAAACAATTAATATTTATCAATTGCGAGATGGTGTTAGCAATAGTACATACCAACCTCAGCCTTGCAAGCAGGTAATTATTCCCAAAAAAAATGGCAGTCGGCGAGAGTTAAAAATCCCGACAGTGCGGGACAGAATTGTTCAGCAAGCTTTACTAAATGTCCTTTATCCAATCATGGAGGACAAATTTTCAGCAGCAAGTTTCGCTTACCGCCCTAATTTATCATATCTCAATGCAGTAGAGAAAGTAGCTGATTGGCGAGACAATGGTTATTGTTGGGTGTTAGATGCAGATATCGTTAAATTTTTTGATAACATTGTTCATCAAAGGTTATTAAAAGAAGTCAGAATACATATAGATAATTCGGGCATTTTATGCTTAATTAAATCTTGGGTATCAGTTGGGGTGTTAACTGAAGAGGGAGTGATATTACCCCAAAAAGGCATTCCGCAAGGTGCAGTAATTTCGCCGATGCTGGCCAATATTTATTTGCATGAATTTGATGAATTTATCACCGCAACAGATTTAAAACTTGTGCGCTATGCAGATGATTTTCTCATTTTAGCGTCTACTCAAGAGAGGATTTTAGAAGCACAATTAGAAATCATCAGTCTTTTGGATTCTATGGGATTGATGATGAATGCTGAGAAAACCCAAATTACTAATTTTAACCGAGGTTTTCGGTTTTTAGGTCATGGCTTTTTAGAAAATGCGATTTTCCCTTTAGATGTTAACTCAGAGAAGCTGAAATCTGGGATAGAGAAAAGTAAAGGTAAAAAAAAAGTCCCAATATTAAACAAGAAGCCCATGCAAAGAATGTTCCAAGCTTAG
- a CDS encoding two-partner secretion domain-containing protein, whose protein sequence is MKLRTVPLWGFKGGVLSYLLLVSVPVTAQITPDKTLPINSSIKNQGNTNRIEGGTIKGSNLFHSFEQFSVPTGSEAYFNNDINIQNIITRITGKPISNIDGILKTNGTANLLLINPNGIIFGNNAKLNIGGSFLATTASQINFADATKFSAKNPEPNPLLTISVPIGLEIESNAGAIFIQSSGHNLIGPPFSPLIRSSNVASLQVQPERTLAIVGGDVILEGGVITSEGGRIELGSVSNGSVSINPTTSGWKLGYEDVPYFQDIHLSKRALVDTSGIGSGSIQIDGRRVTLTDGSVILNQNQGTLPAGTLNVNASESLEVSGSDPVARTAGGLRSETLGFGKAGDIAISSKQVIIQNGGQINNLTFGAATSGNINVNASDFIELVGVSPFDPAVFSSISTATFNSGDADNIAVSTRQFVARDGGNLSSSTFGTGRGGDVTVSTTDSVEIIGASPITFQPSLLSSISLNAGKAGSLTISTSKLIVRDGGRVDASTLASGEGGSVTINAFKSVEVSGKISGSGEPSSVISSANIVSPTLQKLYRLPPAPSGKSGNVTINTGQLSLTEGASVNVRNDGFNDAGTLKINAASVSLNNKSAITATTSSGEGGNIFVNTRYLQLSHNSAITATAGSRGNGGNININADILTAWEKSNITANAFEGRGGNIEINTPGLFISNDSKVLANSEKGVDGRVQFIGVVELRSTDPKPETVRETSKITSACEARPGVPTGRFVITGTGSPPPILKEKTSDNVAWQDNSNLVQKADNLDEIQLPTEDIKPIVEANTWILNPNGQVQLIAKYNTGSSDLRLYANACFTEHFSNQSSSMSEIVNNKND, encoded by the coding sequence TTGAAACTGCGTACTGTTCCGCTATGGGGCTTTAAAGGCGGTGTTTTGTCTTATTTACTACTTGTCTCTGTGCCAGTTACCGCACAGATTACACCAGATAAAACGCTACCTATTAATTCAAGTATAAAAAATCAAGGTAATACCAATCGTATAGAAGGTGGCACTATAAAAGGAAGCAACTTATTCCACAGCTTTGAACAATTTTCTGTGCCTACCGGAAGTGAAGCTTACTTTAACAACGATATAAATATCCAAAACATTATTACTCGGATTACTGGTAAACCTATTTCTAATATCGATGGAATTCTCAAAACTAATGGCACAGCTAACTTGCTTCTAATCAATCCCAATGGCATTATTTTTGGTAATAATGCAAAATTAAATATTGGGGGGTCATTTCTAGCTACTACCGCAAGTCAAATTAATTTTGCTGATGCCACTAAATTTAGTGCAAAAAATCCCGAACCTAATCCTTTATTAACAATAAGTGTACCTATTGGACTGGAAATTGAGAGCAATGCAGGTGCGATTTTCATCCAAAGTTCAGGTCACAATCTAATTGGACCTCCCTTTTCTCCTCTTATCAGAAGTAGTAATGTTGCTAGTTTACAAGTGCAACCAGAAAGAACTTTAGCAATTGTTGGTGGTGATGTAATTTTAGAGGGAGGTGTGATAACGTCTGAGGGAGGGCGAATTGAATTGGGCAGCGTTAGCAATGGATCAGTCAGCATTAATCCTACGACCTCTGGTTGGAAACTAGGCTATGAAGATGTACCTTATTTCCAAGACATTCATCTATCAAAACGCGCTCTAGTTGATACTAGCGGCATTGGCAGTGGATCTATACAGATAGACGGACGCAGAGTTACGCTTACAGATGGCTCAGTAATCTTAAATCAAAATCAAGGAACACTACCGGCAGGGACACTAAACGTAAATGCTTCTGAGTCCTTGGAAGTGAGTGGTAGCGATCCAGTTGCCAGAACAGCAGGTGGTTTGCGGAGCGAAACTTTAGGATTTGGCAAAGCTGGAGATATTGCAATTTCAAGCAAGCAGGTAATTATTCAAAATGGAGGGCAAATAAATAATTTAACTTTTGGTGCTGCAACAAGTGGGAATATAAATGTCAATGCCTCTGATTTCATAGAATTGGTTGGAGTTTCGCCTTTTGACCCTGCTGTTTTTAGTAGTATCAGTACTGCAACTTTCAATTCTGGAGACGCAGACAACATTGCAGTGTCAACAAGGCAATTTGTAGCCAGGGATGGAGGTAACTTGTCCTCTTCAACCTTTGGAACTGGTAGAGGAGGAGATGTAACTGTAAGTACAACTGACTCTGTAGAAATAATAGGAGCTTCACCAATAACCTTTCAGCCAAGTCTTTTGTCTTCCATCTCGCTCAATGCTGGCAAAGCTGGGAGCTTAACAATCAGTACATCAAAGTTGATAGTTCGAGATGGAGGAAGGGTTGATGCTTCTACTTTAGCAAGCGGGGAGGGCGGTAGTGTTACGATTAACGCTTTTAAATCTGTAGAGGTAAGTGGGAAAATATCTGGTTCTGGAGAGCCTAGTTCAGTAATCTCCAGTGCTAATATCGTCTCTCCAACATTGCAAAAATTATACAGACTACCTCCAGCGCCTTCTGGAAAATCTGGAAACGTGACGATTAATACTGGTCAGTTGAGCCTTACAGAGGGTGCTTCAGTTAACGTCAGAAATGACGGTTTTAACGATGCTGGAACACTCAAAATCAATGCTGCTTCTGTTTCTTTAAACAACAAAAGTGCCATCACCGCAACCACTTCTTCCGGTGAAGGCGGTAATATTTTCGTGAATACAAGGTATTTGCAGCTAAGTCATAACAGTGCCATAACAGCTACCGCAGGTAGTAGAGGCAATGGCGGCAATATAAATATAAACGCAGACATATTAACTGCCTGGGAAAAGAGTAACATCACCGCAAACGCTTTTGAAGGGCGCGGCGGTAATATCGAAATTAACACCCCAGGACTTTTTATCTCTAACGATAGCAAAGTTTTGGCGAATTCCGAGAAGGGTGTAGATGGTAGAGTTCAATTTATTGGTGTTGTTGAGCTTCGCTCAACTGATCCAAAACCAGAAACAGTTAGGGAAACTTCTAAAATTACCTCGGCTTGTGAAGCAAGACCGGGTGTACCAACAGGTAGATTTGTAATTACTGGTACTGGTAGCCCACCACCTATTCTTAAGGAGAAGACTTCTGATAATGTTGCATGGCAGGATAATTCTAATTTAGTTCAGAAGGCTGATAATTTAGATGAAATACAGTTACCAACTGAAGATATAAAACCAATTGTAGAGGCTAATACTTGGATACTAAACCCCAATGGTCAAGTCCAATTAATAGCAAAATATAACACAGGATCTTCCGATCTTAGATTATATGCTAACGCTTGTTTTACAGAACATTTTAGCAATCAATCATCATCAATGTCGGAAATTGTAAATAATAAAAATGACTAA
- a CDS encoding ThiF family adenylyltransferase, which produces MKTQKLAPEISLHIPPQMWQQFRQSIIKSRTMNEEVIGFFFCKRQQISKNKIRYIPKAWVVPLPDCYEGQSASGLVLTQKFHWYLLKNYLNQGLHVVHIHTHAGDMSPDFSCVDDRYESEYSRFIASSFPKKPRLISGVFDELLQQSRFRIWDRKGESYQSIKCYQSWLELSENRELLNYPNLPNNIESMFVRQKIFGNTCQKQLNELKVTLIGCGGIGSIFAELLGRLGVKNWVLIDPDRLEIVNLNRMPGATQEMADQRWYKVDYVKYLIKKIYQTGSCVKAIPTSIEDELAQQEIASSDLIIVATDNHLSRQVAQELALEYMRPLVCLGTHIDVNKFDNTPRMYCRVTVPPLGGGWCLMCGNIINLQRAALESAPIEINQIAASAGYLEGINDPSIFWLNSICASTGVGIIHGMVSGFLNLDAGIDWIYEFPGSVWHKTNIEHLETPDCYFCSMESRE; this is translated from the coding sequence ATGAAAACTCAGAAGCTAGCACCAGAAATTTCTCTACATATACCCCCACAAATGTGGCAGCAGTTTCGACAATCAATCATCAAGTCTCGGACTATGAATGAAGAAGTTATTGGTTTCTTTTTCTGCAAACGTCAGCAGATATCAAAAAATAAAATTCGCTATATTCCGAAAGCCTGGGTTGTTCCTTTGCCTGATTGTTACGAAGGTCAATCTGCAAGTGGATTAGTGTTAACACAAAAGTTTCACTGGTATCTACTCAAAAATTACCTAAATCAGGGATTACATGTGGTACATATACATACCCATGCTGGTGATATGAGTCCTGATTTCTCCTGTGTTGATGACCGTTATGAATCGGAATATTCTCGATTTATTGCGTCGAGTTTCCCTAAAAAACCTCGTTTGATTTCTGGAGTATTTGACGAGTTGTTACAACAATCTAGATTTCGGATTTGGGATAGGAAAGGAGAAAGCTATCAGAGCATTAAATGCTATCAATCATGGTTAGAGCTTTCAGAAAATAGAGAACTATTGAATTATCCAAACCTGCCAAACAATATAGAGTCAATGTTTGTGCGGCAGAAGATATTTGGTAATACTTGTCAAAAGCAGCTTAATGAACTCAAAGTTACTCTCATAGGCTGTGGTGGTATTGGTTCAATTTTTGCGGAATTATTAGGTCGTTTAGGCGTGAAAAACTGGGTATTAATCGACCCAGACCGTTTAGAAATAGTTAACCTGAATCGAATGCCTGGAGCTACACAAGAAATGGCTGACCAACGATGGTATAAAGTGGATTATGTCAAGTACTTAATTAAAAAAATCTATCAAACAGGTTCTTGTGTAAAAGCCATACCAACATCAATCGAAGATGAATTAGCTCAACAAGAAATTGCTTCTTCCGATTTAATTATTGTGGCTACAGACAATCATCTTTCTCGCCAAGTCGCCCAAGAATTAGCCTTGGAATATATGCGTCCTTTAGTTTGTCTTGGTACTCATATAGATGTTAATAAATTTGATAATACACCACGAATGTATTGTCGTGTTACTGTTCCGCCTTTGGGTGGTGGCTGGTGTTTGATGTGTGGGAACATTATTAATTTGCAAAGAGCAGCTTTAGAATCTGCACCTATTGAGATTAACCAAATCGCTGCTAGTGCCGGTTATTTAGAAGGTATCAATGACCCCTCTATTTTTTGGTTAAATAGTATCTGTGCTAGTACAGGCGTTGGAATAATTCACGGGATGGTGAGTGGTTTTCTAAATTTAGATGCTGGAATTGACTGGATTTATGAGTTTCCTGGTTCTGTTTGGCATAAAACAAATATAGAGCATTTAGAAACTCCTGATTGTTATTTTTGCTCAATGGAGAGTAGGGAGTAA
- the cas2 gene encoding CRISPR-associated endonuclease Cas2, with protein sequence MLVVVVYDIPDDKRRSKLSNFLEGYGQRIQLSVFECFLDLSEMQQLYDDVKKRVKASEDNVRFYWISQEAVNRVLTIGGESPQPPPKYYVI encoded by the coding sequence ATGTTAGTAGTTGTTGTGTATGATATTCCTGACGACAAAAGACGTTCAAAACTATCCAATTTTTTGGAAGGCTATGGGCAAAGAATCCAGCTTTCGGTTTTTGAATGTTTTTTGGATTTGTCAGAAATGCAGCAACTTTACGATGATGTCAAAAAGCGGGTTAAGGCATCTGAAGATAATGTGCGGTTCTACTGGATTTCTCAGGAGGCTGTTAATAGAGTGTTAACGATTGGTGGTGAATCTCCCCAACCACCGCCAAAGTATTATGTAATCTAG
- a CDS encoding LabA-like NYN domain-containing protein produces the protein MKLTQAISLTAGFSVGCIITGSIIKQPMLRSLGELTGFGAISLGVIVKLNSVNADKEKQLTAFKQENICLQTKFEKTQNELNKLGKKFQTQDTRQRLHLANIQKLQHQQKVVLATVTTLEQKLDFYEKAASEKPENIKVNLNKNSVLSVTQSQESMTRVYIDGNNLSFAVDGLQIELDYDALRIELSQNASRTNFKYYTGIHSPMNDGQRRFIDYLKYQRYEVIGLPILARPDSKSFKTVGDDVKIAVDIIGEVKKGDDVILVSGDGDFIPVVEEVQRRGVKVTVVAKKSMLSEQLSQVADEVIYLDDIQYKLAKYRKFDAA, from the coding sequence ATGAAGCTGACTCAAGCAATTTCTCTGACAGCGGGTTTCTCTGTTGGGTGCATTATTACTGGCTCAATTATCAAGCAACCTATGCTTAGAAGCCTGGGTGAACTGACTGGGTTTGGTGCTATTTCTCTAGGGGTGATAGTCAAACTCAATTCAGTCAATGCAGATAAGGAAAAACAGTTGACTGCTTTTAAGCAAGAGAATATCTGTCTGCAAACTAAATTTGAAAAGACGCAAAACGAGCTAAATAAACTGGGTAAGAAATTTCAGACTCAGGATACTCGTCAACGTCTTCATCTTGCTAATATTCAAAAGTTACAGCATCAACAAAAGGTTGTTTTAGCAACTGTTACTACTTTGGAGCAAAAGTTAGATTTTTATGAAAAGGCTGCTTCTGAAAAACCAGAAAATATCAAGGTCAACTTGAACAAAAATTCTGTTTTATCTGTGACACAATCTCAAGAGTCTATGACTCGTGTATATATAGATGGTAATAATTTAAGTTTTGCGGTTGATGGATTGCAAATTGAACTAGATTATGATGCTTTACGGATAGAACTTTCTCAAAATGCTAGCCGGACTAATTTTAAATATTATACTGGTATTCATTCACCTATGAATGATGGACAAAGGCGGTTTATTGATTATTTAAAATATCAGCGTTATGAAGTTATCGGGCTTCCTATCTTAGCGCGACCTGATAGCAAAAGTTTTAAAACTGTCGGTGACGATGTGAAAATCGCTGTTGATATTATTGGCGAAGTTAAAAAAGGAGATGATGTGATTCTTGTCAGTGGAGATGGAGATTTTATTCCAGTTGTTGAAGAAGTGCAGCGTCGCGGTGTAAAGGTTACTGTTGTTGCCAAAAAGAGTATGTTGAGTGAGCAACTTTCTCAAGTAGCTGATGAAGTTATTTATTTGGATGATATTCAATACAAACTCGCTAAGTATAGAAAATTTGATGCAGCTTAG
- a CDS encoding CRISPR-associated protein produces MRQVIISTIGTSLLTNQINRANPDEKDWYSRLRDTANLNEEKTPEDVRQIIAILKKRADEQLSGAKISQIRRASAELNGIYGIYQDNLSQGKEDIHFLVATDTAQGKTTAKIVEDFLRKQGLNNTSTFAPTGLSTASTEAFSLGIDALIVWLEDTIPQLKRDKYKIYFNLVGSFKSLQGYLNTIGMFYADEIIYIFEGEKSDLITIPRLPIAVDVSLIKPYARQLALLDAGAGLSASETVGIPEAMLAEIDEKMTLSTWGQLIWNQCKDDLLSEDLLSFFNLEYQDSFEADYKKVKEKQPRVKLQETLAKISYLLEDSDGDTAILKKHGGLQYDKYTNMGNIDHFRVTQGVRVSCRSSQGKLILYRYGKEEEVNKNP; encoded by the coding sequence ATGCGTCAAGTTATTATCTCTACCATTGGTACTAGCTTACTCACCAATCAAATCAACCGAGCTAATCCTGACGAAAAAGATTGGTATTCGCGCTTGCGAGATACAGCAAATCTGAATGAAGAGAAAACACCAGAGGATGTCAGGCAGATTATTGCTATTCTCAAAAAAAGAGCCGACGAACAACTTTCAGGTGCTAAAATTTCCCAGATTCGTCGTGCTAGTGCAGAATTGAATGGAATTTATGGCATTTATCAAGATAATTTAAGTCAGGGAAAAGAAGATATTCACTTTCTCGTTGCTACCGATACAGCCCAAGGTAAAACCACTGCTAAAATTGTGGAAGATTTTCTCAGAAAACAAGGATTAAATAATACTAGTACCTTTGCTCCTACTGGGCTTTCTACTGCTAGTACTGAAGCTTTTTCTCTGGGAATTGATGCGTTGATTGTTTGGTTAGAAGATACCATACCACAATTGAAACGAGATAAATACAAAATTTATTTTAATTTGGTTGGTAGTTTCAAGAGTTTACAAGGTTATCTCAATACTATTGGGATGTTTTATGCCGATGAAATAATTTATATCTTTGAAGGTGAAAAATCTGATTTAATTACGATTCCGCGCTTACCTATAGCTGTAGATGTTTCGTTAATTAAACCTTATGCACGTCAACTAGCATTATTGGATGCTGGCGCTGGACTTTCTGCAAGTGAAACAGTCGGAATTCCCGAAGCTATGCTTGCAGAAATTGATGAGAAAATGACACTTTCGACTTGGGGACAGTTAATTTGGAATCAGTGTAAAGATGATCTGCTTTCAGAAGATTTACTTTCTTTCTTCAATTTAGAATATCAAGATTCATTTGAAGCTGACTACAAAAAGGTAAAGGAGAAGCAACCAAGGGTAAAGTTACAAGAGACTTTAGCTAAAATTTCCTATCTCTTAGAAGATTCTGATGGTGATACTGCTATTCTCAAAAAGCATGGGGGATTGCAGTATGACAAGTATACTAACATGGGAAATATTGACCACTTTCGCGTGACTCAAGGAGTGCGGGTTAGCTGTCGTTCTTCTCAAGGGAAATTAATCCTATATCGCTATGGTAAAGAGGAAGAAGTTAATAAAAATCCTTAA
- a CDS encoding GNAT family N-acetyltransferase, with translation MIQCNFSLPPEYVLRKAKPFDMWLIIFFVFRARLDPSQLRWQQFWVIECDGHLVAFGQLRNFHLAQELGGLFVAPAWRNRGLGTFLMQHLIAQANQPLYLKCLKHQLVNFYTVRGFVPVNFKNLPPSLKPKFGLSQLRKRLTKAFVLFMKYEYPN, from the coding sequence ATGATACAGTGTAATTTTTCATTGCCACCTGAGTATGTTCTTCGTAAGGCCAAGCCTTTTGATATGTGGTTAATAATATTTTTTGTGTTTAGAGCAAGGCTAGACCCCAGTCAACTAAGATGGCAGCAATTTTGGGTAATTGAATGTGATGGGCATTTAGTAGCCTTCGGGCAACTACGAAACTTTCACTTAGCGCAAGAACTGGGCGGTTTATTTGTTGCACCAGCTTGGCGAAACCGTGGTTTAGGAACTTTTCTAATGCAGCATTTAATTGCTCAAGCCAATCAACCGCTTTATTTAAAATGCTTAAAACATCAACTGGTAAATTTTTATACTGTAAGAGGTTTTGTGCCCGTTAATTTTAAAAACTTACCACCATCCCTCAAGCCAAAGTTTGGACTATCTCAATTACGAAAGAGGCTAACGAAAGCTTTCGTTCTGTTTATGAAATATGAATACCCCAACTGA
- a CDS encoding LabA-like NYN domain-containing protein has product MVTTRRVMILADGDNTFLAAQSFNRKIDWPKIRDYLADPKEGRELIEMVIYVGLPPARERFEEQRKTKEKFVYWARSNGFLVVSKEGKAKGDDYETNIDVVMAMDAIQLALEVKPDIVVLVTGDSDFAYLAEKLRRRGIRVEVASVEQSLGSELKNSANSVVDLIEVFDKFNAQNGNQNLHRIGNSNVFD; this is encoded by the coding sequence ATGGTAACAACTCGCCGCGTCATGATTCTTGCAGATGGTGATAATACCTTCTTAGCAGCACAAAGTTTTAACAGAAAAATAGACTGGCCAAAAATCCGTGACTATCTAGCCGACCCAAAAGAAGGAAGAGAATTAATTGAAATGGTGATTTATGTCGGTTTACCTCCAGCTAGAGAACGATTTGAAGAACAGCGAAAAACTAAAGAAAAATTTGTTTATTGGGCAAGAAGTAACGGTTTTTTAGTCGTTTCAAAAGAAGGTAAAGCCAAAGGAGATGATTACGAAACCAATATAGATGTTGTCATGGCTATGGATGCAATCCAATTAGCTTTAGAAGTTAAACCAGACATTGTTGTTTTAGTAACGGGAGATTCAGATTTTGCTTATTTAGCAGAGAAACTCAGAAGACGCGGGATACGAGTTGAAGTTGCTTCCGTAGAACAATCTTTAGGTAGTGAGTTAAAAAACTCTGCCAATAGTGTTGTTGATTTGATTGAAGTATTTGATAAATTTAACGCCCAAAATGGGAATCAAAATCTTCATCGAATTGGTAACTCGAATGTTTTTGATTAA
- a CDS encoding CRISPR-associated protein, with protein sequence MKNYFFQAAKIFFNPETLLPFIIGTIFLSVLGNALTQILFNVFGTTTIAAVGIAFGSVLIFMFSVWFLAKSLSKIRSPEIDLGKLPPKKHKGLILLVSRDEPCKKAIEYHLPELEYCWLICSSQSLNLAKKLKQDFPKLKIAEPIVVNDIYDPLEFYQEVKKIYNYLPSGWIIEDAIADFTGMTAQGSVGVVLASLSVQSPLQYTPAESFDGQPSGYSLNPIEITLKQQFRRGTN encoded by the coding sequence ATGAAAAACTACTTTTTTCAAGCTGCTAAGATATTTTTTAACCCAGAAACTCTCCTTCCTTTCATTATCGGCACGATTTTTTTATCTGTTTTGGGGAATGCTCTCACGCAAATATTGTTTAATGTTTTTGGCACTACCACAATTGCTGCTGTGGGAATTGCTTTCGGTTCTGTATTGATTTTTATGTTTTCAGTGTGGTTTTTGGCTAAGTCGTTAAGTAAAATAAGATCGCCTGAAATCGATTTAGGTAAGTTGCCTCCCAAAAAACACAAAGGACTAATATTGTTAGTCAGTCGGGATGAACCTTGTAAGAAAGCAATAGAATATCATCTGCCAGAACTAGAGTATTGTTGGTTAATTTGTTCTTCTCAGTCTCTTAATTTAGCTAAAAAGTTAAAGCAGGATTTTCCTAAGTTAAAAATCGCTGAACCAATTGTGGTTAACGATATCTACGATCCTCTAGAATTTTATCAAGAAGTGAAAAAAATCTATAACTACCTCCCTTCAGGATGGATAATAGAAGATGCGATCGCTGATTTTACTGGCATGACTGCCCAAGGTAGTGTAGGAGTGGTACTTGCTTCGTTGTCTGTACAAAGTCCCTTACAATATACCCCAGCAGAATCTTTTGATGGACAACCTAGTGGTTATTCTCTCAATCCCATTGAAATTACTCTCAAGCAGCAGTTTCGCAGAGGAACAAACTAA
- the cas1 gene encoding CRISPR-associated endonuclease Cas1, whose product MAAIYLIEQGTSIYKDYQRFIIHVSEKSKIEVPVREVEQIIVFGNIQLSTHVINACLQEKIAVLFLSQSGQYHGHLWSEESSNLDHQLIQMQRRSDDYFQFSISKAIVLGKLMNSKQLLMRFNRKRKLVEVEKAIFGINQDIDSLDFVDNLDSLRGYEGIAAARYFPAFGKLITNSAFSFSQRFRQPPTDAVNSLLSFGYTLLFNNVLSFIIAEGLTPYLANFHYGERQKPYLAFDLMEEFRSPVVDSLVLNIINHSIFKPQDFDLVPSTGGIYLGQSARKVFLKQFETRMSEEVSHPDLQSPVTYRHAIQLQMRRYKRSLLSSVSYEPFLRAA is encoded by the coding sequence ATGGCAGCGATATATTTAATTGAACAAGGAACATCAATATATAAAGACTATCAACGCTTTATTATTCATGTCTCCGAAAAATCTAAAATAGAAGTTCCCGTTCGAGAGGTAGAGCAAATTATCGTTTTTGGCAATATTCAATTATCAACCCATGTGATTAATGCTTGTCTTCAAGAAAAAATTGCTGTGCTATTTCTCAGTCAATCTGGTCAATATCACGGTCATTTATGGAGTGAAGAATCTAGTAATTTAGATCATCAATTAATCCAAATGCAAAGGCGGAGTGATGATTATTTTCAATTTAGCATATCGAAAGCGATTGTTTTAGGGAAGCTGATGAACTCTAAGCAATTATTAATGCGATTTAACCGCAAGCGTAAACTCGTAGAAGTTGAAAAAGCTATCTTCGGAATCAATCAAGATATTGATTCGCTAGATTTTGTCGATAACTTAGATTCATTGCGCGGTTATGAAGGAATCGCCGCCGCGAGATATTTTCCGGCTTTTGGCAAGTTGATTACCAATTCTGCTTTTAGTTTTTCTCAAAGATTTCGTCAACCACCAACCGATGCTGTCAACTCTTTATTGAGTTTTGGTTATACTCTTTTATTTAACAATGTTTTAAGTTTTATCATTGCCGAGGGGCTTACTCCCTATTTGGCTAATTTTCACTATGGTGAGAGGCAAAAACCATATTTAGCGTTTGATTTGATGGAAGAATTTCGTTCGCCTGTTGTTGATAGCTTGGTTTTAAATATTATCAATCATTCTATCTTCAAACCACAAGATTTTGATTTGGTTCCCAGTACGGGAGGAATCTATTTAGGTCAATCCGCGCGAAAAGTTTTTCTGAAGCAATTTGAAACTCGAATGAGTGAAGAAGTTTCTCATCCAGATTTGCAATCTCCAGTAACTTATCGTCATGCAATTCAGTTACAGATGAGGCGATATAAGCGTAGCTTGTTATCTTCGGTGAGTTATGAACCTTTTTTAAGAGCTGCTTAA
- a CDS encoding PH domain-containing protein gives MMKKFNKTTITSQAAESGILNFHPSLVQILVENFLWHLLLILLFWTILPLPYFFWKYIRIRSTSYILTTQRLITKSGVFWKEVNFIELYRVLDIQVERGPIYQLLDFARTCLGRKPLLLGDIRVFSSDYSHAKLFLYTIPNALGVAEKIRKAFNDDKDIKRVIRRD, from the coding sequence ATGATGAAGAAATTCAACAAAACAACCATCACTTCACAAGCAGCAGAATCGGGAATTTTAAACTTTCATCCTTCTCTAGTCCAAATCTTAGTTGAAAATTTTCTCTGGCATCTGCTGCTAATTCTTCTATTTTGGACGATTCTACCTCTGCCTTATTTTTTTTGGAAATATATTCGGATTCGCTCCACCAGTTATATTTTAACTACCCAAAGGTTAATTACCAAGTCTGGTGTTTTTTGGAAGGAAGTCAACTTTATTGAGCTTTATCGAGTGCTGGATATTCAGGTAGAAAGAGGGCCGATATACCAATTATTAGATTTTGCTAGAACCTGCTTAGGTAGAAAACCACTTTTATTAGGAGATATTCGGGTATTCTCTAGCGATTATTCTCATGCAAAGCTTTTTCTATATACTATTCCTAACGCTCTAGGAGTTGCTGAAAAGATTAGAAAAGCCTTCAATGATGATAAAGATATCAAACGAGTCATACGTCGAGATTAA